From a region of the Coffea arabica cultivar ET-39 chromosome 3e, Coffea Arabica ET-39 HiFi, whole genome shotgun sequence genome:
- the LOC140038400 gene encoding uncharacterized protein: protein MVEIHLYFGGIFRSEPNTAYVGNYKLAIWKDKDPNELSIVGLWNDDIKLMNDAHLHLPVRVANANHTCEETTDKAESAVDKAGKSKNVEPNWLDKGLESIEDEDIFAVNPSKKEAAMSKLHVFALKGDLNSPKKLVARDQPTIEERETLAKYYSTCSRLQDSGNHVQQQPKEDFDGLNSEVRLETNWNEPVIPDEELLERTGSNGEKLEEYLDFDPKVEFNKPHFELKMGQKFKNFRLFRVALLEWNIRDGYETKWIRNDFYRIRAECERGCS, encoded by the exons atggttGAGATACACTTGTACTTTGGAGGAATTTTTAGAAGTGAGCCCAACACAGCCTATGTAGGAAACTACAAGCTAGCCATATGGAAGGATAAAGATCCAAATGAGTTGTCCATAGTTGGACTGT GGAATGATGACATTAAGTTGATGAATGATGCGCATTTGCATCTTCCTGTAAGG GTTGCAAATGCTAACCACACATGTGAAGAAACTACAGATAAAGCAGAAAGTGCTGTGGACAAAGCAGGTAAATCAAAAAATGTTGAGCCTAATTGGTTAGATAAGGGGCTTGAGAGCATAGAGGATGAAGACATTTTTGCTGTGAACCCATCTAAGAAAGAGGCTGCTATGTCAAAGTTGCATGTGTTTGCTCTGAAGGGTGATCTGAACAGTCcaaagaaattggttgcaagaGACCAGCCTACTATTGAGGAGAGGGAAACACTAGCAAAATACTACTCTACATGTTCACGCTTGCAGGACAGTGGAAATCATGTGCAACAACAGCCTAAAGAAGACTTTGATGGACTGAACAGTGAAGTTAGATTAGAAACCAATTGGAATGAACCTGTAATTCCCGATGAGGAGCTACTGGAGAGGACTGGTTCTAATGGTGAGAAACTTGAAGAATATCTAGATTTCGATCCAAAAGTTGAGTTTAACAAGCCTCATTTTGAACTAAAAATGGGCCAgaagttcaaaaattttagattaTTCAGGGTGGCTTTGTTGGAATGGAATATAAGAGATGGATATGAAACAAAGTGGATCAGAAATGACTTCTACCGAATTAGAGCTGAGTGTGAGAGGGGTTGTTCATAG
- the LOC113736548 gene encoding eukaryotic translation initiation factor 3 subunit H has product MANSGARSFLQVAATEEVAPPLRVVQIEGLVVLKIIKHCKEFSPALVTGQLLGLDVGSVLEVTNCFPFPIREEDEEIEAEGANYQLEMMRCLREVNVDNNTVGWYQSTLFGSYQTVELIETFMNYQENIRRCVCIIYDPSRSNQGVLALKALKLSDSFMELYRSNNFTGEKLREKNLSWVDIFEEIPIKVSNSALISAFMTELQPDTPVNQCDYERLQLSTHPYLERNMEFLIECMDDLSMEQQKFQFYYRNLSRQQAQQQAWLQKRRAENMTRKAAGEEPLPEEDPSNPIFKPIPEPSRLDSFLITNQIANYCNQINGVAGQSFSRLYLMKALHEN; this is encoded by the exons ATGGCTAACT CGGGGGCGCGGTCGTTTTTACAGGTGGCGGCTACAGAGGAGGTTGCGCCGCCGCTGAGAGTCGTCCAAATCGAGGGACTG gttgttttgaaaattataaAGCATTGCAAGGAGTTTTCGCCAGCTTTGGTCACAGGGCAGCTACTTGGGTTGGATGTTGGTAGTGTCCTTGAAGTCACCAATTGTTTCCCATTTCCA ATACGGGAGGAAGATGAAGAGATTGAAGCAGAGGGTGCTAATTATCAGCTTGAAATGATGAGATGCTTGAGAGAGGTTAATGTTGACAACAACACTGTTGGATG GTACCAATCAACCCTATTTGGTTCCTACCAGACAGTGGAATTGATTGAGACATTCATGAATTATCAG GAAAATATAAGACGGTGTGTTTGCATTATTTATGATCCTTCCAGGTCAAACCAAGGAGTTTTAGCTTTGAAGGCCTTGAAGCTCTCTGATTCTTTTATGGAACTCTACCGCAGTAATAACTTTACTGGAGAGAA GTTGAGGGAGAAGAATCTTTCATGGGTTGATATCTTCGAAGAGATCCCT ATAAAGGTTTCAAATTCTGCTCTCATCAGTGCCTTTATGACTGAACTTCAACCAGACACTCCTGTTAACCAG TGTGATTATGAAAGGCTACAATTGTCAACCCATCCATACTTGGAGAGGAATATGGAATTTTTGATTGAATGTATGGATGATTTGTCAATGGAACAGCAAAAG TTCCAATTCTATTACCGAAATTTATCTCGTCAACAAGCTCAGCAACAGGCGTGGCTTCAGAAGAGAAG gGCTGAAAACATGACACGTAAAGCTGCAGGGGAAGAGCCATTGCCTGAAGAAGATCCTTCAAACCCCATTTTTAAGCCAATTCCAGAACCGTCACGGTTGGACAGCTTTCTCATCACAAATCAAATTGCCAACTATTGCAACCAAATTAATGG AGTTGCTGGACAAAGCTTCAGCAGGCTATACTTGATGAAAGCTCTGCATGAAAACTGA
- the LOC113736770 gene encoding COMPASS-like H3K4 histone methylase component WDR5B yields the protein MASNNSSNQSQSQAPGYRQYRLKKILNSHTRAISCVKFANNGELFASSSLDKTLIVWSAETLTQISRLIGHSDGVSDLAWSPDSTYVCSASDDRTLRIWRARSAECVKTLRGHTDFVFCVNFNPQSNLIVSGSFDETVRVWDVKTGKSVHVIRAHSMPVTSVHFNRDGSLIVSGSHDGSCKIWDAASGSCLMTLIDDKVPAVSFAKFSPNGKFILVATLDDTLRLWNYAAGKSLKVYTGHVNRLYCIAPTFSVTNGKYIVSGSEDKCVCIWDLQGKNMLQKLEGHTDVVISVTCHPIENMIVSAGLDNDRSLRIWVQD from the exons ATGGCAAGCAACAACAGCAGCAATCAGTCTCAGTCTCAGGCGCCGGGATACCGCCAATATCGGCTGAAGAAAATTCTCAATTCCCACACGCGGGCTATATCGTGCGTGAAGTTCGCCAACAACGGCGAGCTCTTCGCTTCCTCTTCCTTagacaaaaccctaattgtctGGTCCGCTGAAACCCTAACCCAAATTTCCCGCCTCATCGGTCACTCCGACGGCGTCTCCGACCTGGCCTGGTCCCCCGACTCCACCTACGTCTGCTCCGCTTCTGACGACCGCACCCTCCGCATTTGGCGAGCACGCTCCGCCGAATGCGTCAAAACTCTCCGCGGCCACACCGACTTCGTCTTCTGCGTCAATTTTAACCCCCAGTCGAACCTCATCGTTTCGGGCTCCTTCGACGAAACGGTTCGGGTATGGGACGTGAAAACGGGCAAGTCGGTTCATGTAATTCGGGCCCACTCGATGCCCGTCACGTCTGTGCATTTTAATAGGGACGGATCGTTGATAGTTTCGGGTAGTCATGATGGGTCTTGCAAGATTTGGGATGCCGCAAGTGGCTCGTGCCTTATGACGCTTATTGATGATAAGGTTCCGGCGGTGTCCTTCGCAAAGTTTTCACCTAATGGCAAGTTTATTCTGGTCGCCACTTTGGATGATACTCTT AGGTTGTGGAACTATGCAGCTGGGAAGTCTTTGAAAGTGTACACCGGCCATGTGAATAGATTATATTGCATAGCGCCTACTTTCTCAGTCACAAATGGGAAGTACATTGTCAGTGGTTCAGAGGACAAATGCGTCTGCATTTGGGATCTGCAAGGAAAGAATATGCTTCAGAAGCTTGAAGGGCACACTGATGTTGTCATCTCGGTCACTTGCCATCCCATTGAGAACATGATTGTTTCTGCTGGGCTTGATAATGATAGGAGTCTGAGGATATGGGTTCAAGATTAA
- the LOC113736549 gene encoding probably inactive leucine-rich repeat receptor-like protein kinase At3g28040 has translation MLVGSREVERRMMKFQSPLFLFCFLSIAILGICKAEDSLPLNDDVLGLIVFKSAIYDPFSHLESWSEDDSSPCAWEFIKCNPRNGRVSEVSLDGLGLSGKMGRGLEKLQDLKVLSLSNNNLTGSISPEFALITGLERLNLSQNNLNGNIPSSVANMSSIQFLDLSENSLSGPISDDLFENCQSLRFIALAGNHLEGAFPTTLSRCVNLNHQNMSNNHFSGDPNFKEMFQSLTRLRTLDLSNNELSGQLPFGISAMHNLKELLLQGNHFSGSIPTDIGFCPHLSTLDFSHNLFTGALPESLQRLNALNFFSLSNNVLDGDFPQWINKLSSLEYLDFSGNNLQGSLPMSIGEMNALEFLDLSNNGLTGNIPTSMALCGSLSVIQLSGNALNGSIPEGLFDMELNELDLSRNELTGSIPSGSSELFESLQVLDLSGNNLTGGLPAEMGLYSKLRYLNLSWNSFQSRLPPEIGYYQNLTVLDLRNSALTGSIPEDICDSGSIRILQLDENSLTGPIPNEIGNCSSLFLLSLSYNSLTGPIPPSVSLLKKLKILKLEFNQLSGEIPQDLGKLENLLAVNISYNRLIGRLPAGPGSIFQNLDQSALEGNLGICSPLLRGPCKMNVPKPLVLDPNAYGNHGGDQNQDDEPSRSTGSFRHHRFLSVSAIVAISAAAVIAVGVMVITLINVSARRKLAFVDNALESMCSSSTKSGSVAAGKLILFDSKSSPDWISSSLESILNKAAEIGGGVFGTVYKASLGGEGKVVAIKKLVTSNIVEYPEDFDREVRTLGRARHQNLIPLRGYYWTPQLQLLVSDYAPEGSLQAKLHERPPSAAPLTWATRFKIVLGTAKGLAHLHHSIRPPIIHYNVKPSNILLDEHMNPKISDFGLARLLTKLDKHVISSRFQSALGYVAPELACQSLRVNEKCDVFGFGVLILEIVTGRRPVEYGEDNVMILSDHVRVLLEQGNALDCVDPSMGNYPEDEVSPVLKLALVCTSQIPSSRPSMAEVVQILQVIKTPLPQRMEAF, from the exons ATGCTGGTCGGAAGCAGAGAAGTGGAAAGAAGGATGATGAAGTTTCAATCACCTTtattcttgttttgttttctttcaatAGCAATACTAGGAATTTGTAAAGCTGAAGATTCTCTACCACTCAATGATGATGTTCTAGGCCTCATTGTCTTCAAGTCAGCTATTTACGATCCATTTTCCCATCTAGAATCCTGGAGTGAAGATGACAGCTCCCCATGCGCGTGGGAGTTCataaaatgcaatccaagaaatgGCAGAGTTTCTGAAGTATCCCTTGATGGATTAGGCTTATCAGGCAAGATGGGAAGAGGCCTGGAAAAATTGCAGGATTTGAAGGTACTTTCTTTGTCAAACAACAATTTAACTGGTAGTATTAGTCCAGAGTTTGCTCTTATAACTGGCCTAGAAAGACTTAACCTTAGTCAGAATAACCTCAATGGTAACATTCCATCTTCTGTTGCAAACATGagctcaatccagttcctagacCTATCAGAGAATTCATTATCAGGGCCTATTTCTGATGATTTATTCGAAAACTGTCAATCGCTGAGGTTCATTGCTTTAGCTGGAAATCACCTTGAAGGGGCATTTCCCACAACCCTGTCTAGATGCGTAAACTTGAACCATCAGAACATGTCCAATAACCATTTCTCTGGTGacccaaattttaaagaaatgTTTCAATCCTTGACTAGGCTCCGGACATTGGATCTTTCGAATAATGAGCTATCAGGACAATTACCGTTTGGCATTTCAGCTATGCATAACTTGAAAGAGCTTCTGTTACAAGGAAATCACTTCTCTGGATCAATACCAACTGATATTGGATTCTGTCCACATTTAAGTACATTAGACTTCAGTCATAATCTTTTCACTGGAGCACTTCCAGAGTCACTTCAGAGACTCAATGCTCTTAACTTTTTTAGTTTGTCAAATAATGTTCTGGATGGAGATTTCCCTCAGTGGATTAACAAGCTGAGCAGCCTGGAATATTTGGACTTCTCAGGCAACAATTTACAGGGTTCACTGCCAATGTCTATTGGTGAAATGAATGCATTGGAGTTTCTTGATTTGTCGAATAATGGACTAACAGGAAACATTCCCACGTCCATGGCTTTGTGTGGCAGCCTTTCAGTGATCCAGTTGAGTGGAAATGCCCTCAATGGTAGCATTCCAGAAGGCCTGTTTGACATGGAGTTGAATGAGTTAGATTTGTCAAGAAATGAGCTCACTGGTTCAATTCCATCTGGCTCGAGTGAACTGTTTGAGTCTCTCCAAGTGCTAGATTTGTCGGGGAACAATCTAACAGGAGGTTTACCAGCAGAAATGGGGTTGTATTCCAAGTTAAGATACTTGAATTTGTCATGGAATAGTTTTCAGTCAAGACTGCCCCCAGAAATTGGATACTACCAGAATCTCACTGTGTTAGATCTTCGAAACAGTGCTCTAACTGGATCAATCCCAGAAGATATATGTGATTCCGGAAGCATACGAATTCTTCAACTAGATGAAAATTCATTGACAGGGCCGATTCCAAATGAGATAGGCAATTGTTCATCCCTATTCTTGTT GAGCTTATCCTACAATAGCTTAACAGGTCCCATACCCCCATCTGTTTCTCTGTTGAAGAAGCTCAAGATTCTGAAGCTGGAATTCAACCAACTTAGTGGAGAGATACCTCAAGatcttggaaaattggaaaatcttcTTGCAGTGAACATATCCTACAATAGGCTCATTGGTAGACTTCCTGCTGGGCCTGGGAGCATATTTCAGAACTTAGATCAGAGTGCATtggaaggaaatttgggtaTTTGCTCTCCCCTCTTGAGGGGACCTTGCAAAATGAATGTTCCAAAGCCTTTAGTTCTTGATCCAAATGCTTATGGCAATCATGGAGGAGATCAGAACCAAGACGATGAGCCTTCAAGAAGTACAGGAAGTTTTAGGCATCACAGATTCCTCAGTGTTTCAGCCATTGTTGCAATTTCAGCAGCTGCTGTGATAGCTGTTGGTGTGATGGTTATAACTTTAATTAATGTTTCAGCTAGAAGAAAACTTGCCTTCGTTGATAACGCTCTAGAAAGCATGTGCTCAAGCTCAACAAAGTCTGGCAGTGTAGCTGCAGGGAAGCTCATTTTGTTTGACTCAAAATCTTCTCCAGATTGGATTAGCTCTAGTCTTGAATCAATACTGAACAAGGCAGCCGAAATCGGAGGAGGAGTCTTTGGAACCGTTTACAAGGCTTCATTGGGTGGGGAAGGAAAGGTTGTAGCTATCAAGAAACTGGTGACATCAAATATAGTGGAGTATCCTGAAGACTTTGATCGAGAAGTCCGAACTTTAGGCAGAGCGAGGCATCAAAACCTGATTCCTCTCAGAGGATACTACTGGACTCCTCAGTTGCAGCTTCTGGTTTCTGATTATGCTCCTGAAGGAAGCTTACAGGCGAAACTTCACGAGAGGCCACCATCAGCTGCACCCCTGACTTGGGCCACCAGATTCAAGATTGTGCTAGGAACAGCAAAGGGACTtgctcatttgcatcattcaatCCGTCCACCAATAATTCACTACAACGTAAAGCCTAGCAACATTCTTCTTGATGAACATATGAATCCCAAGATATCAGATTTCGGCCTGGCAAGACTGCTAACGAAGCTCGATAAACATGTGATAAGCAGCAGATTTCAGAGTGCATTAGGCTATGTTGCACCTGAATTAGCATGCCAGAGCTTACGAGTCAATGAAAAATGCGATGTATTCGGTTTTGGAGTGCTGATACTTGAGATAGTAACTGGTAGAAGACCTGTAGAGTATGGAGAAGACAATGTTATGATTCTAAGTGATCATGTTAGAGTCTTGCTTGAACAAGGGAATGCGTTGGATTGTGTTGATCCTAGCATGGGGAATTATCCAGAGGATGAGGTTTCGCCAGTTCTAAAATTAGCCCTTGTCTGCACTTCTCAGATACCTTCGAGTAGGCCTTCCATGGCAGAAGTGGTGCAAATTTTGCAAGTTATCAAGACCCCGCTTCCACAGAGGATGGAAGCATTTTAA